The following are encoded in a window of Gossypium raimondii isolate GPD5lz chromosome 13, ASM2569854v1, whole genome shotgun sequence genomic DNA:
- the LOC105781683 gene encoding uncharacterized protein LOC105781683, with protein sequence MENADYHYEVDAKDLSLVPDLILPPKFKAPEFEKYNGTSCPEAHITMFCGRMTGYVDNDQLLIHCFQDSLIGLAAKWYNQLSRVNICSWKDLVQAFMKQYGHVTDMAADRITLQNMEKKQSESFRKYAQRWREIATQVQPPLLEKKTTMLFINTLKAPFINHMLESATMSFSDMVMSSEMIENDIRSGRIDAGESVKGSTPKNKENEVGNLSLYNKGYSKSVTVGQPMTVAASYRGPSRQESNSRPNTEILQFTSIPMTYKDFYQNLFNVHVVAPFYLEPMQPPFLKWYEANA encoded by the coding sequence ATGGAGAATGCTGATTACCATTACGAGGTTGATGCCAAGGATCTAAGTTTGGTCCCAGATCTAATACTCCCACCGAAATTCAAGGCTCCGGAATTCGAAAAATATAAtgggactagttgtcctgaagctcaCATCACGATGTTCTGTGGAAGAATGACAGGATATGTTGATAATGATCAACTGTTAAttcattgcttccaggatagtCTGATTGGGTTGGCtgccaaatggtacaaccaGTTGAGCCGTGTCAATATCTGCTCATGGAAGGACTTGGTACAGGCTTTCATGAAGCAATATGGCCACGTAACAGACATGGCAGCTGATAGAATTACactacaaaacatggaaaagaagcaaagtgaGAGCTTCAGGAAATATGCCCAAAGGTGGAGAGAGATAGCGACACAAGTCCAGCCACCTCTTCTGGAGAAAAAAACCacgatgcttttcatcaacactctgaaagccccattcattaACCACATGTTGGAAAGCGCTACCATGAGCTTCTCAGATATGGTAATGTCTAGCGAGATGATTGAAAACGACATAAGAAGTGGGAGGATAGATGCGGGGGAAAGTGTCAAAGGATCAACcccaaagaacaaagaaaatgaagtggGCAACCTGAGCTTGTATAATAAAGGGTATTCTAAATCGGTCACAGTAGGCCAGCCAATGACGGTAGCTGCTAGTTATCGAGGCCCCTCAAGGCAAGAATCCAACTCGAGGCCAAATACAGAAATACTTCAGTTCACATCCATCCCAATGACGTATAAAGATTTCTATCAGAATCTGTTTAATGTGCATGTAGTAGCTCCGTTCTACTTAGAACCCATGCAACCTCCGTTCCTGAAATGGTATGAAGCGAACGCCTAA
- the LOC128036220 gene encoding uncharacterized protein LOC128036220 yields the protein MMKSVRYVSKENKQDCRFLPTKPGEPQKGCSLCTRCVWTNEDRISQWEQVFTVSCSANQKKGSKGWLLDSGCTNHMSPDATIFKTLDKTCKTKVKIGNYGQFIKAEGKEDVLICTPTGGKVISNVLLVPKIDRNLLSIAQLLEKGYSVVFKEKECQIFDPNGSSFMTVTMTDKCFEVDWQNDSHLACIASIDDSKLWHQRLGHANFKSMA from the exons ATGATGAAATCTGTGAGATATGTCAGCAAGGAAAACAAGCAAGATTGCCGTTTCCTACCTACAAAGCCTGGAGAGCCTCAGAAAGGCTGCAGCTTGTGCACAAGATGTGTGTGGACCAATGAAGATCGAATCTCTCAATGGGAACAG GTTTTTACTGTATCATGCTCAGCAAATCAAAAGAAGGGCTCAAAAGGTTGGCTGTTAGATAGTGGTTGCACAAATCACATGTCACCAGATGCAaccattttcaaaactttggATAAAACTTGCAAGACCAAAGTAAAAATTGGGAATTATGGTCAGTTTATAAAGGCTGAAGGAAAAGAGGATGTGTTAATATGCACTCCTACAGGTGGCAAAGTCATTTCAAATGTGCTCCTTGTACCTAAAATTGATAGGAACCTTCTCAGCATTGCTCAACTGCTAGAGAAAGGCTACTCAGTGGTGTTCAAGGAGAAGGAATGCCAAATTTTTGATCCAAATGGATCAAGCTTCATGACAGTCACTATGACtgataaatgttttgaagtAGATTGGCAAAATGACTCACATTTAGCTTGTATTGCCTCCATTGATGACTCCAAGCTTTGGCACCAGAGGCTTGGACATGCAAACTTCAAATCGATGGCTTAG